In Lycium ferocissimum isolate CSIRO_LF1 chromosome 7, AGI_CSIRO_Lferr_CH_V1, whole genome shotgun sequence, the sequence AGTACTGCATGCATCCACCATTGTCAAGAGACAAACATTGTCGGAAAAGAAGACTAGGATGGCCGCGTCTGTACATTGCATTCTAAAACTCCCAATTGTAGAAGTCGGTTGACGCTAACTTCATGTACAAATCAAATGTGCCCGTTTGTCCATGAAATTCTTTCGcttttttccggaaaatgtttttgctttatttgaaaatcaatgtttggccatgaaaattccaaatacaatttcacttttttcactttcaatacatctAATCAGCCAAATATTCTTTGcgaaaactataaccaaacacaactccattttcaacttcaactccaaaataccaaataaagtagtaaaaaatatttgattttcatggccaaacgcctactaaatttCTTATGAGTTACTAACAAAGGTTTTCCCTTCCCAATTTCTGAATTTTATTTTACAGATCAGTCCTGCTttagaattttatttttcaaattaatctCTTTATGACGCTCACGCCATGTAGGGAATAATGTGCTCTTTATGAAAGTTTTAATATTAATGCTGCGGTTGCCTATATTTCTGGACTGGATGTCTTCACttattataagaaaagaaatcaccttTGAGTATAGTAAATGTTTAGTGATATGATTATAATATTCACTGAATTGGTAATAGCCATGTGAAAATGTGGCTTGACTCAAACGAAAACAAACTTACTTTTATagataatttataaatatttgattagGTGAACTAACTGATTTTATCTCTGGAAGACTGTAACACTTAAATTGTTTGATTtcaggaagaaaaaaaaaaggactaatAATTTTTCATGTAAAGGAATTCATGCCCGGCATCATAGCAATAGTATTTTCTACATAATATGTCTTTTACATTAAAACAGCAAGTCAGTTGCTCCATATATAGGAATAGGAAAGTTCTCTTTGATTAGCGTGTGTAATCACACAATGAGGTGTTGCTTTCATTGTGATACTcgagaggaagaggaagaacaaTAAAGAGGCGGAGAAGTAAAAGGAAGGCCGCCGGAGAATGAAACGGAAGGGAAGAGTTCGTCGGAGAAGGAGAAAAGTAAACGGCGTGTGCAGATGGGAGAAGGATttagtttgttttaaaatttggtGCAAAAGACAAAGGTCCTCAATGTTAATGTGCAAATAAAGTGTCTTAGGGCATTTAAGCAAAAGATAAAATCGAGATAAACTTTATCAAATGCTTAAATTTGGATAATTACACGTTAGTTTTAGTGATACTTTTGCATTTCAGTGAAAATTAAGAAGCCAAAAAGTCTTCTTTGAATTATATTCTGGTACCGTTTCATATTCCAAAATATGTCAGCCTTTTAATTTGGTAGGTTCTCCAAGGGTGAGCGCGGAGTTTCTTGAAAAAAGAAACGGATACTTTTCAGAACTTTTTCAAGTAGTAAAAAATAGAGGTACCTTAATGCACAATCTCTTTTTATTATGTAAACAGGTTTGGTTATCCAAGTTGGTATTTTCTATGGCAATACCAAAAGAGTGAAAGAACAAAATTAGCCACATATTCACTCTTAGAAATGGATATCTAAATGTAGTAACCATATTATCTGATGATCCTGGATGAAACTTAGAGTGGCACTATGTCCCACAATATATTAAGACTAGAAAAATGAGATATATTTTCATTTGCAACACCAATGGAGGGCATTATTTATGAGTTTTACAGGTTTTAATAAGACACAAGtgaatttaatgaaaataataatttgatgCCTTTTCAGGAacaaatattaatggagatgtTATTGTAGCGAAAGTATCGCCAGTAACAGAGTAACAACACTAATCAACACCACAAATTTTGGCTTAGTTGatgaaatttttgtaaaatttgctttatttttcttgCTTATCATGTGTTATTTTTTGCTAGTAACGAAATATTAgtgtatatataaaatcaaCGAGCCTTAATATCCGCGCGAAGCGTGAATAAATTTCCTAATGTGTAAATAAGAGCAAGCCATGGTACGAAAAGATCATGAGGGTATGCCACGTAGTAGAACTCAATAATTTACATGTGTAACTAAACCTGATTCTTTTCCTCCTCCTTAGAAACCCCTAAAGCGTTTTATTCCAATCCGCGAGAAACACTATTCTCGAATTCCAAGTTACCTTATTGATCGTCTGGACAGCAATTGTAGGAACAGCAGCACCACAGTTTACATGCATGTTGTTGAACTGTGGCGTCAATTAAGATTAAAGAATTCCATTTTCTACAAACTTGTTGGCAACGGATTATGTCTTCTGCTGGGAGTCTGCATAGAATATCAACTAGTAGATCATCGGGTAGAAATTTACAGTGCTTTCTTGGAAAACAAGACAAGCAAGACCAAAACATTATGAAACTGTTTGATCTGATATCTTACTATAAGAAAATGGCAATGGACAAACTCTAGCAATATGGGACACGGGGAATGAGTAATGACTATGATGTCCGTGTTCTATAACAACAGCACATCTTCTTACTTTTATGGAAAATTTACAGCCCATAACTatctctaagacttatttattagtaatagctaccttttttttaattatatttaatagattaattatttatcaaattaccatCTATAACTTGTTTTTATAACTGCAGTGTATTTCCCTAAAAATAAGGTATCTCTCACCCACTTACccacaatctttttttttttttttttcaaatatttttctctcacctATCAAATCTATTTTCTCCCTCACCCCTTTTTCTCTCTCCGTTCCATCTCCTAgtcttttaaattgattttctcacacctaccaaatttattttctcccctcaccctctctctctctattccATCACCTAccctacatctcattttcttttaCAAATCAGAAGAATCCTACAATAGTAGCAGCAGCCATGGTCGACGACGGAGTGAACCTTTATTAAAAAGAGCCATGGTCGACGACGGAGTGAAAAAAAGAGCTCTAACAACGGTGAAGGAAGACGGAGTGAAGCTTTATTAACTAGTCCAATTTAAAGTCTTTATCTACGGATAACGTACTTTTTGTAGCAATCTGAGACGGCTCGCTTCTTTCCTATGAGAACATCATTGATGAgggttgtggagcttcatgcccactaagtgtttgataaaatgtttaagtatatttcagtgtatacTTCAGTGTATTTCTGTGTATTAACAAacagtatatttcagtgtatttcagtacattatttcgctgtatttcaatgtatttatcttttttggtgtaaatatagtgaatgttccaactatagagcctatttttactacactttgttttcacgacttttgtatttcgctgtatttcaatatatttctgcattttgtatttctaatttatgaaacagTTTCtaatatatttcattgtattccattgtatatacgcataccacaactttatatttcttaaataattaaccatatttcagtgtatatttttctgtatttggaaGTTTTTAGATCTTTAGtgatttttgaattcaaaaagttttaattgtgataaaagttgagagagaTTCCTAAGCTTTTATGGAAGAACAACCGTTATGCGTGATTTATGGGAAGTTTTAAATTGaatcccataatttttttttttttaaaaaaagttgttCCATAAATAGGGCCTGATTTTACTCTTTACTCTTCAGTGATTTGTGTGAAATATGGttaatttaatttgacttactatttaaaaaggaaaagaatattatgTTCCAAAAAATATAGCTTATTTTTTCTctcagaaatttaaaaaaaaaaaattgttccaaaaatagagcctaaatttactctaacgtgttttgtatttctctgtatttcgctgtatttcgttatatttcactgtatttcaaaaatgcaaGATACAATTGAAATACAGCCAAAagcagctacgaattgtaaatcttcaacttgtagctataactagttagaagctattaaaaggtagctatttgtgtaagttttacttattttattgatCCTCCAAATCTAAAATGGAATTTTTACGCGTTATAGCTATttctaatacataattagtggtaataactaccttttattttaattcctaataataactaaatacttttctaatttaactattatagctacacagtaacttttaattaccatttcacaaatacacctaaaaataccattctctctcctttttcataaattcttacctttttaaaaaggaaagaatctttgaaatttgaaatagtcgtcttcttcctctcttccACATCCgcaaaatttcacttccattctcaccaatcaacaagttttttagggttttgagaagacgaaaaatatatgtatttgtgtatgttctatgatataactaccaattgttgtggttggtggtgtatttttgtaagtttttctatatatttgtgtattttgttcaaattaattccatcaaTTCATCTAGTTTTAAATACACGGGTGACGCAAATACATGGTAAGTTTtcttctatatatttatatattttgttcaaattaatcccctcaaatacatgggtgatgcaaattgttactcacataaatacatgagatttaatataaaatacatggggtttgattggaaacttcaaatacattagttatgctatcaaatacatgggtaaataaaaaacgaaatcaatattgaaaacttcaaatacattaccactaaatacatgggtgatgcaaattgttacccacacaaatatatgatatttaatataaactatatggagtttgattggatacttcaaatacattagttatgctatcaaatacatgggtaaataaaaaacgtcaatattgaaaacttcaaatacattggctgttgaatgttttcaaattttgaatttttgatttttttcgtTTGAATGTTGTAGATTGGATGAAGGAATAGAAAAcggttatggaaaaaaaatctaaaatctgattttgtggaagagtatagtaaaaaataccaattaataactaattaaatgATCCCACCGTTATGGCCTAAAATCAAGggatatgttttcttttttaccgTGTTTCTATGAATTTACACGCATCAAATACATCtgaaaaaataccttaatttgggaaaacatagctacaaatggtaatatttaaaaggATAGTTATAAATGATAGGAAACTACcataaggtagtcatttgagtaATTTTACCATCTAAAATTGGGGCATTTTCTACAATTGGGTTTGGTAATACTAGGCGAAAAGCCCATGAACTATTTCAGCGGCCCAGGATATTGGGAGGCTATAGCTGGAATTCCGAGTATTATTCGTAACTGTAGTGGGTcattgcacttttgtccctattttgtgctggtcattaatttttatccttcaaaatcgaatttACGCCTATAGAGGCATAAGCTACACATTATAATATTCATAAGTTATCTTACGGTGCCCTTAAAGAATTTATACCCCTATAGGCATaaattcgattttgaagggtaaaaattaaagaccagtccatttggagtacaaaccgtgcaattacttaAGACTGTAGTTGCTAAGTTTCAACTTTAAAATTTAGGTACGGCTTCAAAAACATAGTAGTCGTGATATAAAcaataatttttagaattaatgTTTGATAAGATCATCCAAAAATATGATTGCCACAGTAATCAGTGATGATATCAAACTAAACTTACTAAAGGAAGAAGACAGATTGGTATAGGACATAATTATGTGTTTGATAGAATTGGTGTAAGACTCTACTATATAGTTACCTATCTGGCATGTAATTAGCTTAGGGTACGTAATTTGTATATTACCTCATACTTATCTTAAAGGTCTCCCTCAGGTAATTAGACGGATACATGGTAATACCATAAGCAACATCGTATTAGCTAGTTTACCgctgggaaaaaaaaatatcctaCTCCCTCTAGAGGAAAATAATTGCTATTGCAAAAACGATGTTTTGGTCCCGTTGGGACAaaacaattttgttttaaagcaTCAAAGACAAAGGGATAATTTTCTATTGTTCAAAaataaccaaattttttttttaaatggcgTTGTACGTAGGGAATTTAAGACTTAAACAGTACTATCACCAAGGCTTGTAGTTTAGAGATACAAGTGAGAATGTTGCGCACACAATTAGTGAGTGTTGGATTCACAATAACCCTTTTTCCCGATCCTCGATATGATAAAATAAGGTCTTTTTGTCACACTATTTTGGCCATAATAGCCTAAATGGGTAaattcatatgactatttaggtcaaatttaataatttatgctcacttaatgtcatttctatcgtttcttctcaaagtttatcttaatttaaaattgtacaatagAGGTTATGGTAATTTTTACATAAGTGTGGCTAAATTTAAGTCAAATTGGTGTGGCAATTTAGCAACTCCCTAAATTTAAACAACAAAATTGGACAAAATTTAAACACCGGCTCCAAAAAAACTGAATGTAACACCAAATGTCATACTATTTGTTTTCCTATTTGTAGTATATCAAAATTGATTGTTGAGGGGACAATATAGCATAGTTAATCCAAAACTGTAATTTGATTATGTGGTTAAAATCATGTAAAGTTGACTATTTTAGTTGTCAATGCTCCTGTGatcaacttttatgcaatttgaCTAATTAATCAAATCTCGTCAAATCAACCTTTATGCAATTTGACTAATTAAGCAAGTCTCATCATAAAGTGCTGGGATTGTGATAATGTTGATTACCACTCAAATCACTTCTATAATTATCATTTGCTTAAGCATTTGTTGATTCcattgacttccaatccttatggaaccttcttggcacttgtgtaacacttcattaaccatctaaggggtcCTATAACTCTCCCTCAAGGCATTACTAAACAAGGTATAACTCGATTGATGCGAAATCTTCCCAACACATAACTCAAATTCCatttccttcgacgaacttaattccaccgattcatatgactccaaaccttaaggtacgcgcttaaagttattaaataccctccttaaccttataagggcttcCTGTCCACTTTAGGGTtgcgttagtctactcataatTCAAACGACTCGAAATTTACAAGATGTAACACAAAATCCCCCAAGAAAACTCAATGAAGATGCTCTCCCCAAAATCAGATCGCTTGAAGTTTCGGAAGGGGAGCGGGGGGTGAGGGGTGAGGGTGGAATGTCCAAAGTTCATACACAAAaaacaatatatgtataatttttgtatgcaatatgtataactgtataaatccattataatttttatatatgaaatatgtttaaaaattgtatgtatattttaatTATGATAGAGATAGATAAATTGCATAAAATTTGacaaagtatgtataaattttgagaaaatatgttgaaaatatgtataataaatctATAATTGATAGAAACCAAATTTCATACAATGTTCATACACcagaaataaatatgtataaatttttgtatgcaatatgtatagctgtataaattcgttataatttttatgtataaaatatatataaaagttgtatgtatattttgattatgataaagtacatattaattgtataaaatttgatcaaactatgtatagattatgagaaagtatatatgtgtAATAAATTTTCTAACTGATACAAACCAGAttccatacacatttcatacacctattgattttcaatatttttacGACTAATTCATATCTAAtttattcacatttcatacacactGTGCCGCATATATctcaaaaatgatatatatcagattccatacacatttcacatatatattagttttaacatttttaaaatctacattttataGAATTTATACAGATTTCAAACACACAATGATCACACAAACCTCAAAACGATACAAACCAATTATcatatacaattaatacacaAGTTAGTAATCAAAATCTTTCTATTATTAATGTATAATAATTTATACACATTTCATGCACACAATCACAACAcacatttcaacttttttacaTGTTgcattaaagattttttttttttttttttgcattaaaCATATCATCGCTCCCCATTATTTCCCACAAACAAAATCCAAAGCATAATTAAAGTCTAACCATGTAGGACGGGAAAACAGtgttaatatacaaaaataacaATGAACAATAACAATGGTGAAAGATTGGTTTGAAAATCGTGAGTTGAAAATACAGAGAATTGCAATCAGGCAAAAAACATTAAAATTGGTGGGGAATTGTTCGTCGATGAAGCTAAAATCGTATCATATTAGGAGAGAAGATGAATTTTAGCTCTGAAAATGGTGTCTATCttagagggagagagagagagaaatctttttgaaaagtagaaGAAGTTGATTGGTATCTATCCTAAAACTAAGCCCACATTTAAAATCAGATTctcttcctaaaaaaaaaaaaaagaattctacCTGGTGTAGAGAACATTAGgagttatttatatttagtagctatactttattttaattacatctGATAGCTAAATGTGGTATTTCAATTGCATAAGGTAACTAATTCAAAACCCGTCTTCTCTTATTCCATTGTATCAATCTGTTCCCTCAACACCCTCTCTCTTCTGCCTCAACTCTCTCACCACACTTAATACAACCACTGCTTCCTCCACCACCACCGTTGTATCCATCACCATCTCCTCCATTGCCACCGCCACCATAACCGCCGCCTCCACAGTTACCACCACCGTGTCCACCGTCGTAGCCAATGTCAAATCCACTACCATATCTACCGCCGCCATAACCGGCATCACCACGGCCGCTACAGGACCCACTGGAAACAGCAGCACCGTCACGGCCAGTGACGTCAATAGCCTTGGTTCTTACGTCACCACCAGATTCAACTTCGAACTCAACAACTTCACCTTTTTCACTTTCTCAACAGTTTCAGATCTATCCTCTCAGGCAAGATACCGGAGCTAAATCTCGATTCTAA encodes:
- the LOC132062132 gene encoding glycine-rich protein 2-like, with translation MPSEKGEVVEFEVESGGDVRTKAIDVTGRDGAAVSSGSCSGRGDAGYGGGRYGSGFDIGYDGGHGGGNCGGGGYGGGGNGGDGDGYNGGGGGSSGCIKCGERVEAEERGC